The following proteins are encoded in a genomic region of Helicobacter sp. MIT 21-1697:
- a CDS encoding adenylosuccinate synthase, whose product MCMADLIVGIQWGDEGKGKIVDALAGGYDYVVRYQGGHNAGHTIVVDSKKIALHLLPSGVLYERCKNVIGNGVVINLEQLLNESKSFGNLQGRLFVSDKAHIILPYHEILDIAKEKSRQSAAIGTTGKGIGPCYGDKVSRNGVRLMDLKNLITLREKIDSIYQHLQYVQTLYDMELPSVQSVMERIESIAPQILPFVTDTTQLLWAAQNRGEKILCEGAQGSMLDIDHGTYPFVTSSTTIASGACSGSGLAPRDIAHVIGVAKAYCTRVGNGIFPTQEDGELGERLRQAGGEFGTTTGRARRCGWFDAVAVRYACRLNGCESLSIMKLDVLDGFERVKVCVGYEYEGKEIDYIPTDYDNVKPIYREFAGWDKTCGVRTFSALPSQAQHYIKELEKIIGVKISMVSTSPERDDIIMLG is encoded by the coding sequence ATATGTATGGCTGATTTGATTGTGGGGATTCAATGGGGTGATGAGGGAAAAGGCAAAATAGTTGATGCGTTGGCTGGAGGATATGATTATGTGGTGCGCTATCAGGGCGGGCATAATGCAGGGCATACTATTGTCGTAGATTCTAAAAAAATTGCACTCCATTTATTGCCCTCTGGTGTTTTATATGAGCGATGTAAGAATGTCATTGGCAATGGCGTTGTGATTAATCTTGAACAATTATTAAATGAAAGTAAATCTTTTGGGAATCTGCAAGGAAGACTTTTTGTGAGCGATAAAGCGCATATTATTTTGCCCTATCACGAGATATTAGATATTGCAAAAGAAAAAAGCCGACAAAGCGCAGCTATTGGCACTACGGGCAAAGGGATTGGTCCTTGCTATGGCGATAAGGTTTCGCGTAATGGCGTCCGATTAATGGATTTAAAAAATTTAATTACATTGAGAGAAAAAATTGATTCTATCTATCAGCATTTGCAATATGTCCAAACTCTTTATGATATGGAACTACCAAGTGTGCAAAGTGTAATGGAACGCATAGAATCCATTGCGCCACAGATTTTGCCTTTTGTAACAGATACAACCCAACTTTTATGGGCAGCGCAAAATCGCGGCGAGAAGATTCTATGTGAGGGCGCACAAGGGAGTATGCTTGATATTGATCACGGCACTTATCCTTTTGTAACAAGCTCAACAACAATCGCTTCAGGCGCGTGTAGCGGGAGTGGATTAGCACCGCGTGATATTGCTCACGTGATTGGAGTTGCAAAAGCATATTGCACAAGAGTAGGCAATGGTATATTTCCAACTCAAGAAGATGGTGAGCTGGGCGAAAGATTGCGTCAAGCAGGTGGAGAGTTTGGCACAACTACTGGGCGTGCGAGACGATGTGGGTGGTTTGATGCTGTTGCTGTGCGTTATGCCTGTCGTCTCAATGGTTGTGAGAGTTTAAGTATTATGAAACTTGATGTGCTTGATGGATTTGAACGCGTGAAAGTGTGTGTAGGCTATGAATATGAGGGAAAAGAGATTGATTATATCCCTACTGATTATGATAATGTCAAGCCTATTTATCGCGAGTTTGCAGGTTGGGATAAAACCTGTGGTGTGCGCACATTTAGCGCTTTGCCCTCACAAGCGCAGCATTATATTAAAGAGCTTGAAAAGATTATTGGCGTAAAGATTTCTATGGTATCTACAAGCCCAGAGCGCGATGATATTATTATGTTAGGGTAG
- the cas1 gene encoding type II CRISPR-associated endonuclease Cas1, with protein sequence MFDAAFRTLFLSTPARLSLADKHLCIAQKDKESVRIPLVDILCVMLESHQITLTNALLNAFALHKIIVFTCNESHLPSGLFMPFLGHYRSLSVLQSQIELSKQRKAILWQQIIKAKITNQARLLQMCGLAESAQLESLAKNVQLGDSYNNEAKAAAIYFKALFGKDFSRKVQIFEDSKMGTINAALNYAYALTRGVITRSLCASGLNPALGINHKNQFNAFNLADDLIEPYRPFVDSIVVQMVEIGELGESLSLQNRVKLVDILQSAVIVENKLYPLSRAVIVNVQSVVKCVETEHLKLKLPLFCKEKSNGRKIYESASDV encoded by the coding sequence ATGTTTGATGCCGCGTTTCGCACACTTTTTCTAAGCACCCCTGCAAGGCTAAGCCTAGCAGATAAACATCTTTGCATTGCCCAAAAGGACAAAGAGAGCGTAAGGATTCCACTTGTAGATATTTTATGTGTGATGTTAGAATCTCATCAAATCACACTTACCAACGCACTGCTAAATGCGTTTGCTTTGCATAAAATCATTGTTTTTACCTGCAATGAATCGCATTTGCCAAGTGGGTTATTTATGCCATTTTTAGGGCATTATAGGAGCTTAAGTGTGTTGCAATCTCAAATAGAACTAAGCAAACAAAGAAAGGCGATTCTGTGGCAGCAAATCATCAAGGCAAAGATTACCAACCAAGCACGACTGCTTCAAATGTGTGGCTTAGCAGAATCTGCACAATTAGAATCCCTTGCCAAAAACGTGCAGCTTGGAGATTCTTATAATAACGAAGCCAAAGCAGCAGCAATCTATTTCAAAGCACTTTTTGGTAAAGACTTCTCTCGCAAAGTGCAGATTTTTGAGGATAGTAAAATGGGAACGATAAATGCTGCACTTAATTATGCTTATGCACTGACAAGAGGGGTTATCACAAGAAGCCTTTGCGCAAGTGGGCTTAATCCTGCACTTGGGATAAATCACAAAAATCAGTTTAATGCGTTTAATCTTGCAGATGATTTGATAGAGCCTTATCGCCCTTTTGTGGATTCTATTGTCGTGCAAATGGTTGAGATTGGGGAATTGGGGGAGAGTTTAAGTTTGCAAAATCGCGTGAAGCTAGTAGATATTTTGCAGAGTGCGGTTATTGTAGAGAATAAGCTTTATCCACTTAGTCGCGCAGTAATAGTGAATGTGCAAAGTGTAGTGAAATGCGTTGAGACAGAACATCTTAAGCTTAAACTGCCGCTATTTTGCAAGGAAAAGAGTAATGGAAGAAAAATTTATGAGAGTGCTAGTGATGTTTGA
- a CDS encoding ATP phosphoribosyltransferase regulatory subunit has product MILEHELPQGSKLYFDMSAKLKRDIESCAIKAFYENDYREIVTPSFAFLEHQGDMFNREIVRLSSENNHQIGLRYDTTLDAMRIVTKRIMRSSTHKKWFYIQPVFSYPTTEIHQIGAEYLGGESLSPVMCLGVSILQTLNLTPYLQISNMKIPLLCAKHSDVDIEVFALQNVGKLLQMEGYMADLVHIKTKQDLQKAILNAPAFLKEELERLLECASYCEYEKTIFSPLFFAPSPYYEDLFFRMFVGNSTLLQGGKYSVDEQFSCGFAIYTDEVVECLLS; this is encoded by the coding sequence GTGATTTTAGAGCACGAACTGCCGCAAGGAAGCAAGCTTTATTTTGATATGTCTGCCAAGCTCAAGCGCGATATAGAATCTTGCGCCATTAAAGCATTTTATGAGAATGATTATAGAGAGATTGTAACGCCTTCATTTGCATTTTTAGAACATCAGGGGGATATGTTTAATCGTGAGATTGTGCGTCTAAGCAGTGAAAATAATCATCAAATTGGATTACGTTATGATACGACTCTTGATGCAATGCGTATTGTTACTAAGCGTATTATGCGCTCTAGCACACATAAGAAATGGTTTTATATTCAGCCGGTGTTTAGCTACCCTACTACTGAAATTCATCAAATTGGGGCAGAATATTTAGGTGGAGAAAGTCTCTCTCCTGTTATGTGCTTAGGCGTGAGTATTTTACAAACATTGAATCTCACCCCTTATCTCCAAATCTCAAATATGAAGATTCCGCTTTTATGCGCCAAGCATAGCGATGTGGATATAGAAGTATTTGCCTTGCAAAATGTCGGCAAATTGCTCCAAATGGAAGGATATATGGCAGATTTGGTGCATATTAAAACAAAGCAGGATTTGCAAAAGGCAATTTTAAACGCACCCGCATTTTTAAAAGAAGAGTTAGAGCGTCTGCTTGAATGTGCAAGTTATTGCGAATATGAGAAAACTATCTTTTCCCCACTTTTTTTTGCGCCTAGCCCATATTATGAAGATTTATTTTTTAGAATGTTTGTGGGTAATTCAACTTTATTGCAAGGTGGCAAATATAGTGTAGATGAGCAATTTTCCTGCGGATTTGCAATCTATACTGATGAGGTAGTAGAATGCCTCTTATCTTAA
- a CDS encoding phosphoethanolamine transferase, producing MSIFHRIIEYFLVLCFFIIGLIEIFLALVFETQFNPIFFGITLSTNLLETQEFLSFYALSPKVLFSFFVFSLLSFVFLFPKYNIIHLLHFTLKSHHSRLIGLILFLVIFIVLTPRIYSASLQGWLSQKNALFRYGNVITLTLIETNSYITQYKNLSQTLKENLAQREQNEILSNTLELPTIVLIIGESTQRNYMSLYNYALPTTPKLNALVKSGNLIVFDDVISPHSHTNQALQKVLTFSNYENTQIPWFMQQNILDILNLAGYKTHWLSNQEMVSIYGNVPEVISQRAQYTAFSSKNDSYRAGNLYDGILLSMLQDVPPSENTKNFYAFHLMGTHMTYRHRYPKAFAQFSPQTLKAHNLDTFVHSHQKLDDSQLETKSHYLNAILYNDYVVSSIIESFADKEALIIYLSDHGDEVYDFRDFAGHNESMGSRFMIEVPFMVYMSEGFKEKYPDIFTKVQQAKDKPFMSDDFIHSFLDLLGIVSKDSVSSRSIFSPSYNQNRARIFSGKDYDRDLKIHNTFKYNEVSIVPSRLWLHRVDEKAKFEDFKEKYRGFEIDVHFLANPTPYFDVGHDGEDSSINLNLAEMFALIQKQNIQHLSGGGG from the coding sequence TTGAGTATTTTTCATAGAATCATAGAATATTTTTTAGTATTGTGTTTTTTTATCATAGGCTTGATTGAAATTTTCCTTGCACTTGTGTTTGAAACGCAATTTAATCCTATATTTTTTGGTATCACTCTCTCAACCAACCTTTTAGAAACACAAGAGTTTTTATCATTTTATGCCCTCTCCCCAAAGGTACTTTTTTCTTTCTTTGTGTTTAGCCTTTTAAGTTTTGTATTTTTATTTCCTAAATACAATATAATACACTTATTACATTTCACACTCAAATCTCATCATAGCCGCTTAATTGGGCTTATTTTATTTCTTGTTATCTTCATTGTCCTTACACCTAGAATCTATTCTGCTTCTTTACAAGGTTGGCTCAGTCAAAAAAACGCTCTTTTTCGCTATGGCAATGTAATTACGCTCACACTTATTGAAACAAATTCTTATATAACTCAATATAAAAATCTCTCCCAAACCTTAAAAGAAAATTTAGCACAAAGAGAGCAAAATGAGATTCTAAGCAATACGCTTGAGCTCCCTACCATTGTGCTCATTATTGGAGAATCTACCCAGCGCAATTATATGTCGCTGTATAACTATGCTCTGCCCACTACTCCTAAGCTTAATGCACTTGTCAAAAGCGGTAACCTCATCGTCTTTGATGATGTCATATCTCCACATTCACATACAAATCAAGCGTTGCAAAAAGTGCTTACCTTTAGCAATTATGAAAATACACAAATCCCTTGGTTTATGCAGCAAAATATCCTTGATATTCTCAACCTTGCAGGATATAAAACCCATTGGTTGAGCAATCAAGAAATGGTTTCTATCTATGGCAATGTGCCTGAAGTGATTTCACAAAGAGCGCAATATACCGCCTTTAGTTCCAAAAATGATAGTTATAGGGCTGGGAATTTATATGATGGCATCTTGTTATCTATGCTTCAAGATGTGCCTCCATCTGAAAATACGAAAAATTTTTACGCATTCCATTTAATGGGAACGCATATGACATATAGACATCGCTATCCAAAAGCATTCGCGCAATTTTCTCCACAAACTTTAAAAGCACACAATCTTGATACATTTGTGCATTCACACCAAAAGCTTGATGATTCTCAACTTGAAACAAAATCTCACTATCTTAACGCTATTTTGTATAATGACTATGTTGTAAGCTCTATTATAGAATCCTTTGCAGACAAAGAGGCTCTCATCATTTATTTAAGCGACCACGGCGATGAAGTCTATGATTTTCGTGATTTTGCCGGACATAATGAATCAATGGGTTCGCGCTTTATGATAGAAGTGCCTTTTATGGTATATATGAGTGAAGGATTCAAAGAAAAATATCCCGATATTTTTACCAAAGTGCAGCAAGCAAAAGATAAACCTTTTATGAGCGATGATTTTATCCATTCTTTCCTTGATTTGTTGGGCATTGTGAGCAAAGATTCTGTATCCTCACGCTCTATCTTTAGCCCAAGCTATAACCAAAACCGAGCGAGAATCTTTAGCGGCAAAGATTATGATAGGGATTTAAAAATACACAATACTTTTAAGTATAATGAAGTCTCTATCGTGCCATCACGCTTATGGCTTCATCGTGTTGATGAGAAGGCAAAATTTGAAGATTTTAAAGAAAAATATCGTGGTTTTGAAATTGATGTGCATTTTTTAGCAAATCCTACGCCATATTTTGATGTCGGGCACGATGGAGAAGATTCAAGCATAAATCTCAACCTTGCAGAAATGTTTGCCCTTATACAAAAGCAAAATATTCAACATTTAAGCGGGGGGGGGGGATAA
- the mnmA gene encoding tRNA 2-thiouridine(34) synthase MnmA — protein sequence MKVALLMSGGVDSSYCAHLLSSQGYEVIGLYLKLHNKNKKHDIYIKNCEQVAAHLHIDFQVVDLREEFKKSVYDTFVSSYKEGKTPNPCAICNPLMKFGLGLQKAQELGCDYIATGHYAQIKEANGIKRIAKAVDESKDQSYFLYALPQEAIDRIIFPLGALLKEDIKKTALELLPFLGTLQTYKESQEICFVEESYIDILKLHEKVDNEGIVRDSNGKAIGTHKGYMHYTIGKRKGFSVFGSHEPHYVKAINPHNNEIIVGTKEELAIDSIKALNKSLPQAFNGGVYDVKVRYRSTPLKAQIDIQGDYIYAKLLESAYGVAQGQALVLYQEDCVLGGGVITQAQ from the coding sequence GTGAAAGTTGCGTTACTTATGAGTGGAGGCGTAGATAGCTCCTATTGCGCTCACTTGCTCTCATCACAGGGCTATGAAGTCATAGGACTCTATCTCAAGCTCCATAACAAAAACAAAAAACACGATATTTATATCAAAAACTGCGAACAAGTCGCCGCACATTTGCATATTGATTTTCAGGTTGTTGATTTGCGCGAAGAGTTTAAAAAAAGCGTATATGATACATTTGTAAGCTCCTACAAAGAGGGAAAAACGCCTAATCCTTGTGCGATTTGTAATCCTTTGATGAAGTTTGGATTAGGGCTACAAAAGGCACAAGAATTGGGTTGCGATTATATCGCCACAGGGCATTATGCACAGATTAAAGAAGCAAATGGCATAAAGCGCATTGCAAAGGCGGTTGATGAGAGTAAAGACCAAAGTTACTTCCTCTATGCCTTGCCTCAAGAAGCCATTGATAGAATCATCTTTCCCCTAGGCGCACTTCTCAAAGAAGATATTAAAAAAACTGCACTTGAGCTTTTGCCCTTTCTAGGCACACTTCAAACTTATAAAGAATCTCAAGAAATTTGCTTTGTGGAAGAAAGCTATATTGATATTTTAAAACTCCACGAAAAAGTGGATAATGAAGGCATTGTGCGTGATAGCAATGGCAAAGCTATCGGCACACATAAAGGCTATATGCACTATACTATCGGCAAACGCAAAGGCTTTAGCGTTTTTGGCTCGCACGAACCTCACTATGTCAAAGCGATTAATCCACACAATAATGAAATCATTGTTGGCACAAAAGAAGAACTTGCCATAGATTCTATAAAAGCCCTTAATAAAAGCCTACCACAAGCCTTTAATGGAGGAGTGTATGATGTCAAAGTGCGCTACCGCTCTACACCACTTAAAGCGCAAATTGATATACAAGGCGATTACATTTATGCAAAACTTTTAGAATCTGCCTATGGTGTAGCACAAGGTCAAGCTCTTGTGTTGTATCAAGAAGATTGTGTTTTGGGTGGAGGGGTGATTACACAAGCGCAATAA
- a CDS encoding MotE family protein gives MIYHTQGGIYYKTLGGIIASAFLCNVALGVDSQLLDCSIIFEARKSEVKAQLDEIDERQQALQVLQNATQVLLDEKERQLKDKEAEIDQKIVLFSQEQEKSKAEIEEQNKKNTEALEQKQQEIEQLIAKNEEILSQIKEVKDDKIIKAYKGMKEAKVAAILADMPESEAVEILSQMEIKDVAKVLGKMDDQKAAKITSQMRAVESNRMSNPQDKALGKPQDTQETNEIQDTQDANVQDERAQNQPQENALDAQSDTTDNNAQDTENSPQ, from the coding sequence ATGATATATCACACACAAGGGGGAATCTACTACAAAACACTAGGTGGCATTATAGCAAGTGCATTCTTGTGCAATGTAGCTTTAGGGGTAGATTCTCAACTTCTTGATTGCAGTATTATTTTTGAAGCGCGTAAAAGTGAGGTAAAAGCACAGCTTGATGAGATTGATGAGCGCCAACAAGCTTTGCAGGTGCTCCAAAATGCTACGCAAGTGCTTCTTGACGAAAAAGAGCGTCAGCTTAAAGATAAAGAGGCAGAGATTGACCAAAAAATTGTGCTTTTTTCACAGGAGCAAGAAAAATCAAAGGCTGAAATTGAAGAACAAAATAAGAAAAATACAGAGGCTTTAGAGCAAAAACAGCAAGAAATAGAGCAGCTCATTGCTAAAAATGAGGAGATTCTCTCTCAAATTAAAGAAGTAAAAGATGATAAGATTATCAAGGCTTATAAGGGTATGAAAGAAGCCAAAGTCGCTGCTATACTTGCAGATATGCCAGAATCTGAAGCTGTGGAGATTCTCTCCCAAATGGAAATCAAAGATGTGGCAAAAGTTTTGGGCAAAATGGATGACCAGAAAGCTGCTAAAATTACCTCTCAAATGCGTGCAGTAGAATCAAATCGTATGTCAAATCCACAAGATAAAGCCTTGGGAAAACCGCAAGATACACAAGAGACAAATGAAATACAAGATACTCAAGATGCGAATGTGCAAGATGAGAGAGCACAGAATCAACCTCAAGAAAATGCGCTAGATGCACAATCAGATACCACAGATAATAACGCCCAAGACACAGAAAATAGCCCCCAATAG
- the cas9 gene encoding type II CRISPR RNA-guided endonuclease Cas9 (Cas9, originally named Csn1, is the large, multifunctional signature protein of type II CRISPR/Cas systems. It is well known even to general audiences because its RNA-guided endonuclease activity has made it a popular tool for custom editing of eukaryotic genomes.) codes for MKILGFDIGITSIGWAYVEDNELKDCGVRIFTKAENPKNGDSLATPRREARSARRRLARRKTRLNAIKRLLCKEFELNLSDYLATDGALPKAYETTKDTKSPYELRTLALSQKLEAKELARVILHIAKHRGYGNKHAKIGNDKDSGKVLSAIKTNETAMNDKHYQSVGEYLYKEFYQVAKEGSKDFKNVRNKRENYEHCVAQEQVKAELELIFQKQKGFGAKFSEDFEKKIIETAFYQRDLKSFEDKVGECTFIKEEKRAAKETLSAMEFVALTRIINALKNLEEKSKNLGIGEVYGKEKIQEILQIVLDKGEISYKKLREILSLDERVLFAKDSKLDYTKGVQEAEKIEFIKFKNLKAFKKAMGGDFSKFAREELDRIATDIALIKSKENLAKKLQNYSALSKEQIESLSNLNFSKHIDLSLKALNKILPFMREGIRYDEAVKAAGLQECRKHTQKGLFLLPLQEYEPYLANPVVARALSEYRKVLNALLKKYGKAHKIHLEFTREAKLSSKERQKYEKEQKEHFDANQKAMQQCEILGLPINGTNILKMKLWIEQKESCAYSDKKITESHLRDSNALQVDHIYPYSRSFDDSYNNKVLVFTQENQNKGNKTPFEAFGNDKEKWEKILSLSAKLPKQKQSRICNENFKDKEAGFLARNLNDTGYIARLASQWTKNCLEFEKLSENEVTIAGDKGSKVHIEVVSGNLTATLRHYWGLGNKDRNTHLHHALDAIILAYTNAQTIKSFSDFKKNQEQNRAKFYAKQMAESDYKQQRAFFKPKDFRQKVLDKVDSIFVSKPPRKRARGALHEETFYSFEDEKLLKSYGGQKGVERAIELGKIRQVGTKIVSNGAMVRVDIFKDKKGKFYGVPIYTMDFALGILPNKAVVQGKKDGVIKDWIEMDSNYTFCFSLFKDDLILVQKKEMEKAELCYFVSFGSANAQINVEKHNNKFEGLSENEKLLYSNATPKEVVGKSIGIQNLKTFEKYQVSPLGEVEIAPKQERQSIALKSSPKDSKKKNNV; via the coding sequence ATGAAAATCTTGGGTTTTGATATAGGCATTACAAGCATTGGTTGGGCATATGTGGAGGATAATGAACTCAAAGATTGTGGAGTGAGAATCTTCACTAAAGCAGAAAATCCAAAAAATGGTGATTCGCTTGCTACTCCGCGCAGAGAGGCACGAAGTGCAAGGAGGAGACTAGCGCGGAGAAAGACTAGACTTAATGCGATTAAAAGACTACTTTGCAAAGAATTTGAGCTAAATTTAAGCGATTATCTTGCTACCGATGGTGCGCTGCCAAAGGCTTACGAGACTACAAAAGATACCAAAAGCCCCTATGAATTACGCACTTTAGCCTTAAGCCAAAAGCTAGAAGCTAAAGAGTTGGCACGAGTGATTTTGCATATCGCTAAACATCGTGGCTATGGGAATAAACACGCAAAAATAGGGAATGATAAAGATTCTGGAAAAGTGCTAAGTGCGATTAAAACAAATGAAACAGCTATGAACGACAAGCATTATCAAAGCGTGGGTGAATACCTCTATAAAGAGTTTTATCAAGTTGCTAAAGAGGGAAGCAAGGACTTTAAAAATGTGCGCAATAAAAGAGAAAATTACGAGCATTGTGTGGCACAAGAGCAAGTAAAGGCAGAGTTAGAGCTGATTTTTCAAAAGCAAAAAGGGTTTGGCGCGAAATTTAGCGAAGATTTTGAAAAGAAAATCATAGAAACCGCCTTTTACCAAAGGGATTTAAAAAGCTTTGAGGATAAAGTGGGCGAATGCACCTTTATTAAGGAGGAAAAGAGAGCTGCTAAAGAAACTCTAAGTGCTATGGAGTTTGTCGCACTCACGCGCATTATCAATGCCCTAAAGAATCTTGAAGAAAAAAGCAAAAATCTTGGCATTGGCGAAGTGTATGGAAAAGAAAAAATCCAAGAGATTTTGCAAATCGTGCTAGATAAAGGCGAGATAAGCTATAAAAAATTGCGTGAGATTTTAAGTCTTGATGAGCGGGTGTTGTTTGCTAAAGATTCTAAGCTTGATTATACAAAAGGAGTGCAAGAAGCTGAAAAGATAGAGTTTATTAAGTTTAAAAATCTTAAAGCTTTCAAAAAAGCAATGGGTGGAGATTTTAGCAAGTTTGCTCGTGAGGAACTAGATAGAATCGCTACCGATATTGCTTTAATCAAAAGCAAAGAAAATTTAGCTAAAAAATTGCAAAACTATTCCGCATTAAGCAAGGAGCAAATAGAATCTTTAAGCAATCTTAACTTTTCAAAACATATTGATTTGAGCCTCAAGGCACTGAATAAGATTCTGCCCTTTATGCGGGAGGGAATACGCTATGATGAGGCGGTGAAAGCAGCGGGATTACAAGAGTGCAGGAAGCATACACAAAAAGGCTTATTCTTGCTCCCACTTCAAGAGTATGAACCCTATCTCGCAAATCCTGTTGTTGCACGCGCACTAAGTGAGTATCGCAAGGTGCTAAATGCCCTGCTTAAAAAATATGGAAAAGCGCATAAGATTCACTTAGAATTTACGCGTGAGGCAAAGCTAAGCTCAAAAGAGAGACAAAAGTATGAGAAAGAGCAAAAAGAGCATTTTGACGCAAACCAAAAAGCAATGCAGCAATGCGAGATTCTAGGATTGCCCATTAATGGCACAAATATTCTTAAAATGAAGCTTTGGATAGAACAAAAAGAGAGTTGTGCGTATAGTGATAAAAAGATTACCGAAAGTCATTTAAGGGATTCTAATGCCTTACAGGTTGATCATATTTACCCCTACTCACGCAGCTTTGATGATAGTTACAATAACAAAGTGCTTGTTTTCACTCAAGAAAATCAAAACAAGGGCAACAAAACGCCTTTTGAAGCCTTTGGAAATGATAAAGAAAAATGGGAGAAAATTCTAAGCCTTAGCGCGAAGCTGCCTAAACAAAAGCAAAGTAGAATCTGTAATGAAAACTTTAAGGATAAGGAAGCAGGATTTCTTGCGAGAAATCTCAATGATACGGGTTATATCGCGAGGTTGGCTAGTCAATGGACGAAAAATTGCCTAGAGTTTGAAAAACTAAGCGAAAATGAAGTAACCATTGCTGGGGACAAGGGGAGCAAGGTGCATATAGAGGTAGTAAGTGGAAACTTGACTGCAACTTTGCGGCATTATTGGGGATTAGGCAATAAAGATAGAAATACCCACCTGCACCACGCCCTAGATGCAATCATCTTAGCCTACACAAATGCACAGACGATTAAGTCATTTTCAGATTTTAAAAAGAACCAAGAGCAAAATAGGGCGAAATTCTATGCGAAACAAATGGCAGAATCTGATTACAAGCAACAAAGAGCATTTTTTAAGCCTAAGGATTTTAGACAAAAAGTTTTAGATAAAGTGGATTCTATCTTTGTCTCTAAGCCTCCTAGAAAAAGGGCAAGAGGAGCTTTACACGAGGAGACATTCTATTCTTTTGAGGACGAAAAACTTTTAAAAAGTTATGGAGGGCAAAAAGGAGTAGAAAGGGCAATAGAGCTAGGCAAAATCCGCCAAGTAGGCACAAAGATTGTGAGTAATGGCGCAATGGTGCGCGTGGATATTTTTAAGGATAAAAAAGGTAAATTTTATGGTGTGCCAATTTATACAATGGATTTCGCACTTGGAATCCTGCCTAATAAAGCAGTAGTGCAGGGCAAAAAAGATGGGGTGATTAAAGATTGGATAGAAATGGATTCTAACTATACATTTTGCTTTTCACTCTTTAAGGATGATTTAATCTTAGTGCAGAAAAAGGAAATGGAAAAGGCAGAGTTGTGCTATTTTGTAAGTTTTGGCTCTGCCAATGCACAAATTAATGTAGAAAAACATAACAATAAATTTGAGGGTTTGAGCGAGAATGAAAAATTACTCTATTCTAATGCTACACCAAAAGAAGTGGTAGGCAAAAGCATAGGAATCCAAAATCTTAAAACCTTTGAAAAATACCAGGTCTCACCCTTAGGTGAAGTTGAAATCGCACCAAAGCAAGAGCGACAGAGCATTGCACTAAAATCTAGTCCAAAAGATTCTAAAAAGAAAAACAATGTTTGA
- a CDS encoding flagellar export protein FliJ, translated as MKTKFAPIVSLRKKDMQMCEHAMMQNESKIAHKQKQIEHLQKDFLQLKIPQAGTFYAFKAFEETKNMLLAHINLARDELETLFAQRKVLQEQYKKCNIEYEKVHFLDTKEQNEMIKNAKYKEKLEVDEIAVMLYNNAGGRAI; from the coding sequence ATGAAGACAAAGTTTGCTCCTATTGTTTCTTTGCGCAAAAAAGATATGCAGATGTGTGAGCACGCAATGATGCAAAATGAAAGTAAAATTGCACATAAGCAAAAACAAATAGAGCATTTGCAAAAGGATTTTTTGCAACTTAAGATACCTCAAGCTGGAACATTTTATGCTTTTAAGGCATTTGAGGAGACTAAAAATATGCTTTTAGCTCATATAAATCTTGCTCGTGATGAGCTTGAAACTCTTTTTGCACAAAGAAAAGTGCTTCAGGAGCAATACAAAAAGTGTAATATTGAGTATGAGAAAGTGCATTTTTTGGATACAAAAGAGCAAAATGAGATGATAAAAAATGCCAAATACAAAGAAAAGCTAGAAGTTGATGAGATTGCAGTAATGCTTTATAATAATGCAGGAGGCAGAGCGATATGA